Proteins from a single region of Streptomyces spectabilis:
- the coaA gene encoding type I pantothenate kinase, with amino-acid sequence MISLVSSPPRGANRHKPEATPYVDLTRAEWSALREKTPLPLTAAEVEKLRGLGDVIDLDEVRDIYLPLSRLLNLYVGATDGLRGALNTFLGDTGEKGSQSGTPFVIGVAGSVAVGKSTVARLLQALLSRWPEHPRVELVTTDGFLLPTKELQARGLMSRKGFPESYDRRALTRFVADIKAGKDEVTAPVYSHLIYDIVPGQRLTVRRPDILIVEGLNVLQPALPGKDGRTRVGLADYFDFSVYVDARTEDIERWYLNRFRKLRETAFQNPSSYFRKYTQVSEEEALDYARTTWRTINKPNLLENVAPTRGRATLIIRKGPDHKVRRLSLRKL; translated from the coding sequence GTGATCTCTTTGGTCTCCTCGCCGCCACGGGGCGCCAACCGGCACAAGCCGGAGGCGACCCCCTACGTCGACCTCACCCGTGCCGAGTGGAGCGCGCTGCGCGAAAAGACGCCGCTGCCCCTGACCGCCGCCGAGGTGGAGAAGCTGCGCGGCCTCGGCGATGTCATCGACCTCGACGAGGTGCGGGACATCTACCTCCCGCTCTCCCGTCTCCTCAACCTCTACGTGGGCGCCACCGACGGCCTGCGCGGAGCGCTCAACACCTTCCTCGGCGACACCGGCGAGAAGGGCTCGCAGTCGGGCACGCCCTTCGTCATAGGGGTCGCGGGCTCCGTCGCCGTCGGCAAGTCGACCGTCGCCCGGCTGCTCCAGGCCCTGCTCTCGCGCTGGCCCGAGCACCCGCGCGTGGAGCTGGTGACCACGGACGGCTTCCTGCTGCCCACCAAGGAGCTCCAGGCGCGCGGCCTGATGTCGCGCAAGGGCTTCCCCGAGTCGTACGACCGCAGGGCGCTCACGCGCTTCGTCGCCGACATCAAGGCGGGCAAGGACGAGGTCACCGCGCCCGTCTACTCACACCTGATCTACGACATCGTGCCCGGCCAGCGCCTCACCGTGCGCCGCCCGGACATCCTCATCGTCGAGGGTCTGAACGTGCTGCAGCCCGCCCTGCCCGGCAAGGACGGCCGCACCCGCGTCGGCCTGGCCGACTACTTCGACTTCAGCGTGTACGTCGACGCCCGCACCGAGGACATCGAGCGCTGGTACCTGAACCGGTTCCGCAAGCTGCGCGAGACCGCCTTCCAGAACCCGTCCTCGTACTTCCGCAAGTACACCCAGGTCTCCGAGGAAGAGGCGCTCGACTACGCCCGCACCACCTGGCGGACCATCAACAAGCCGAACCTGCTGGAGAACGTGGCCCCCACCCGCGGCCGCGCCACGCTCATCATCCGCAAGGGTCCCGACCACAAGGTGCGAAGGCTCAGCCTGCGCAAACTCTGA
- a CDS encoding holo-ACP synthase, with protein MIIGVGIDVAEIDRFAASLERTPGMRERLFVERELYLPGGERRGVASLAARFAAKEALAKALGAPPGLRWTDAEVYVEETGQPRLRVSGTVAARAESLGVRGWHVSLSHDAGVASAVVVAEG; from the coding sequence GTGATTATTGGTGTGGGCATCGACGTGGCCGAGATCGACCGGTTCGCCGCCTCCCTGGAGCGGACGCCGGGGATGCGGGAACGGCTCTTCGTGGAGCGGGAGTTGTATCTGCCCGGCGGGGAGCGGCGCGGTGTCGCCTCGCTCGCCGCCCGGTTCGCCGCCAAGGAAGCTTTGGCCAAGGCCTTGGGGGCGCCGCCCGGGCTGCGCTGGACCGACGCCGAGGTGTACGTGGAGGAGACCGGGCAGCCCCGGCTGCGGGTCTCCGGGACGGTGGCCGCGCGGGCCGAGTCCCTGGGCGTGCGTGGCTGGCACGTGTCCCTGAGCCATGACGCGGGGGTGGCCTCCGCGGTGGTCGTCGCCGAGGGGTAG
- a CDS encoding NAD(P)H-hydrate dehydratase has protein sequence MRTAYRVEDVRAAERALMARVPEGALMQRAAAGLAAACGQLLGKVYGARVALLVGSGDNGGDALYAGARLARRGAGVTAVLLSPERVHGGGVAALRGAGGRVVDGSGDLPGAGGAVLRADLVVDGIVGIGGKGGLRPGAAELARAAEESGALVVAVDLPSGVDADTGEVRGAAVRADATVTFGAYKPGLLVDPAREYAGALRLVDIGLGGELSAYAPAVEAPQYADVARLLPVPGGESDKYRRGVLGVVAGSARYPGAAVLAVAGALRGGAGAVRYVGPAADAVIARFPEALVSAGPVPKAGRVQAWVVGPGLGDGHGDAGERLRDVVAADVPVLIDADGLRLADASAVRKRGAPTLLTPHAGEAAALLGVERAEVEASRLDAVRELAGRYAATVLLKGSTTLVAGADGGVVRVNPTGTAWLATAGSGDVLSGLAGALLAAGLGARDAGAVGAFLHGLAGRLAAEGAPVGAQDVAEALPAAWRDVRRG, from the coding sequence ATGCGTACTGCGTATCGCGTGGAGGACGTACGGGCGGCTGAGCGCGCGCTGATGGCGCGGGTTCCCGAAGGAGCGCTGATGCAGCGGGCGGCCGCGGGGCTCGCCGCGGCCTGCGGGCAGCTGCTCGGCAAGGTCTACGGGGCGCGGGTCGCGCTCCTCGTCGGCAGCGGCGACAACGGGGGTGACGCGCTCTACGCCGGGGCGCGGCTCGCGCGGCGCGGGGCCGGGGTGACGGCCGTGCTGCTGTCGCCCGAGCGGGTGCACGGGGGTGGGGTGGCGGCGTTGCGGGGGGCCGGGGGGCGGGTTGTCGACGGCTCGGGTGACTTGCCTGGTGCCGGTGGTGCCGTGCTGCGTGCCGATCTTGTTGTTGACGGGATCGTCGGCATCGGCGGCAAGGGCGGTCTCCGTCCCGGCGCCGCCGAACTCGCCCGCGCCGCCGAGGAGTCCGGGGCCCTGGTCGTGGCCGTCGACCTGCCGAGCGGGGTCGACGCCGACACCGGCGAGGTGCGCGGCGCCGCCGTGCGCGCCGACGCGACGGTGACGTTCGGGGCCTACAAGCCGGGGCTCCTCGTCGATCCCGCCCGGGAGTACGCCGGGGCCCTGCGGCTCGTGGACATCGGGCTCGGCGGTGAACTCTCCGCGTACGCGCCCGCGGTGGAGGCCCCGCAGTACGCCGATGTGGCGCGGCTCCTTCCGGTGCCGGGCGGCGAGAGCGACAAGTACCGGCGCGGTGTCCTCGGTGTCGTCGCCGGGTCTGCCCGCTACCCGGGGGCGGCCGTCCTCGCCGTCGCCGGAGCGCTGCGCGGCGGTGCCGGGGCCGTGCGGTACGTGGGGCCCGCCGCGGACGCCGTCATCGCCCGCTTCCCCGAGGCGCTGGTGTCCGCGGGGCCCGTGCCCAAGGCCGGGCGGGTGCAGGCCTGGGTGGTGGGGCCGGGGCTCGGGGACGGGCACGGGGACGCGGGGGAGCGGCTGCGGGACGTGGTCGCGGCGGACGTGCCCGTGCTCATCGACGCGGACGGGCTGCGGCTCGCCGACGCCTCGGCCGTGCGGAAGCGGGGCGCTCCCACGCTGCTCACCCCGCACGCGGGGGAGGCGGCCGCGCTGCTCGGGGTGGAGCGTGCGGAGGTCGAGGCTTCCCGTCTGGACGCCGTGCGGGAGCTGGCCGGGCGGTATGCGGCCACGGTGCTGCTCAAGGGGTCGACGACGCTGGTCGCCGGGGCCGACGGGGGCGTCGTACGGGTCAATCCGACGGGGACCGCGTGGCTGGCCACCGCGGGGAGCGGGGACGTGCTGTCGGGGCTCGCCGGGGCGCTGCTCGCGGCGGGGCTCGGGGCCCGGGACGCGGGGGCGGTGGGGGCGTTTCTGCACGGGCTCGCGGGGCGGCTCGCGGCTGAGGGGGCGCCGGTGGGGGCGCAGGACGTGGCGGAGGCCCTTCCGGCGGCGTGGCGGGACGTGCGGCGGGGCTAG
- the alr gene encoding alanine racemase, with translation MTDTALPRVRAEIDLAALRANVRTLRAHAPGAAFMAVVKADGYGHGMVPCAKAALDAGAEWIGTATPEEALALRAAGVGGRLMCWLWTPGSPWREAVEADVDVSVSRVGALAEVVAAARAAGRTARVQLKADTGLGRNGCMPDDWPELVGEALRAEADGLVKVTGLWSHFACADEPGHPSIALQLRTFREMVGYAEQAGVRPEVRHIANSPATLTLPETHFDLVRPGIAMYGVSPSPEIGTPEDFGLRPVMTVAAALAHVKRAPAGHGVSYGHHYTTAGETTLGLVPAGYGDGIPRHASGAGPVLVDGKWRTAAGRIAMDQFVVDLGGDEPEVGTEAVLFGPGDRGEPTAEDWARAAGTIAYEIVTRIGARVPRVYVNERPGTGD, from the coding sequence ATGACTGATACTGCACTGCCGCGCGTGCGCGCCGAGATCGACCTCGCCGCCCTTCGGGCCAACGTGCGGACGCTGCGTGCTCACGCGCCCGGCGCCGCGTTCATGGCCGTCGTGAAGGCGGACGGGTACGGGCACGGGATGGTCCCGTGCGCCAAGGCCGCGCTGGACGCGGGCGCCGAGTGGATCGGGACCGCCACGCCCGAGGAGGCGCTCGCGCTGCGTGCCGCGGGTGTCGGCGGGCGCCTCATGTGCTGGCTGTGGACGCCGGGGTCGCCCTGGCGCGAGGCCGTCGAGGCCGACGTGGACGTGTCGGTGAGCCGGGTGGGGGCGCTCGCCGAGGTCGTCGCCGCCGCGCGGGCCGCGGGGCGTACGGCCCGGGTGCAGCTCAAGGCCGACACCGGGCTCGGGCGCAACGGATGCATGCCCGACGACTGGCCGGAGCTCGTGGGCGAGGCCCTGCGCGCGGAGGCCGACGGTCTGGTGAAGGTCACCGGGCTCTGGTCGCACTTCGCCTGTGCCGACGAGCCGGGCCATCCGTCGATCGCCCTGCAACTGCGTACGTTCCGGGAGATGGTCGGGTACGCCGAGCAGGCGGGGGTCCGTCCCGAGGTGCGGCACATAGCCAATTCCCCGGCCACGCTCACCCTGCCCGAGACGCACTTCGACCTGGTGCGGCCGGGCATCGCGATGTACGGGGTCTCGCCCAGCCCCGAGATCGGGACGCCCGAGGACTTCGGGCTCCGTCCGGTGATGACCGTCGCCGCGGCCCTGGCGCACGTGAAGCGCGCCCCGGCGGGCCACGGCGTGAGCTACGGGCATCACTACACCACCGCGGGCGAGACGACGCTCGGTCTGGTGCCCGCCGGGTACGGGGACGGGATCCCGCGGCACGCCTCCGGCGCGGGCCCGGTGCTCGTCGACGGCAAGTGGCGGACCGCCGCCGGGCGGATCGCCATGGACCAGTTCGTGGTGGACCTCGGCGGGGACGAGCCCGAGGTCGGCACGGAAGCGGTGCTCTTCGGGCCCGGCGACCGCGGGGAGCCCACCGCCGAGGACTGGGCGCGGGCCGCGGGCACCATCGCGTACGAGATCGTGACCCGCATCGGTGCGCGCGTTCCGCGCGTCTATGTGAACGAGCGGCCGGGCACCGGCGACTGA
- a CDS encoding alpha/beta fold hydrolase, with protein MGEGSTGAAAEVVGAVAGRPGASATTWRRAGIAGAAIGVIAAGAAAGVAIERLTVGRGMRKKARLALDASGPYGSLRGMPGKAYADDGTELAFEVDEVGEEGAQASRRRRLFGRRAPAPVTVVFSHGYCLSQDSWHFQRAALRGVVRAVYWDQRSHGRSGRGAAQLRDGEPVTIDRLGRDLKAVIDAAAPEGPLVLVGHSMGGMTTMALADQFPELIRERVVGVALVGTSAGGLGEVNFGLPVAGVNAVRRVLPGVLRALGSQAELVERGRRATSDLFAGIIKRYSFSSKDVDPAVARFAERMIESTPIDVVAEFYPAFTEHDKADALKHFTELPVLVLAGDKDLVTPSEHSEVIADLLPEAELVLVPDAGHLVMLEHPEAVTDRLADLLARTGAVGSG; from the coding sequence GTGGGCGAGGGCAGCACGGGGGCGGCCGCCGAGGTGGTCGGGGCGGTGGCGGGACGGCCGGGCGCTTCGGCGACGACCTGGCGGCGGGCCGGGATCGCCGGTGCCGCCATAGGAGTCATCGCGGCGGGCGCCGCCGCCGGGGTCGCCATCGAGCGGCTCACGGTCGGGCGCGGCATGCGCAAGAAGGCCCGTCTCGCCCTCGACGCCTCGGGCCCGTACGGCTCGCTGCGCGGCATGCCCGGCAAGGCGTACGCCGACGACGGCACGGAGCTGGCCTTCGAAGTCGACGAGGTCGGTGAGGAGGGGGCCCAGGCCTCGCGGCGGCGTCGGCTCTTCGGGCGGCGCGCGCCCGCTCCCGTCACCGTCGTGTTCAGCCACGGCTACTGCCTCAGCCAGGACTCCTGGCACTTCCAGCGCGCCGCGCTGCGGGGCGTCGTACGGGCCGTGTACTGGGACCAGCGCAGCCACGGGCGCTCGGGGCGCGGCGCGGCCCAGCTCCGTGACGGCGAGCCGGTCACCATCGACCGCCTGGGCCGGGACCTGAAGGCCGTCATCGACGCGGCCGCGCCCGAGGGGCCGCTGGTCCTCGTCGGGCACTCCATGGGCGGCATGACGACGATGGCCCTCGCCGACCAGTTCCCGGAGCTGATCCGGGAGCGGGTGGTGGGCGTCGCCCTTGTCGGCACGTCCGCCGGGGGGCTCGGGGAAGTCAACTTCGGGCTCCCGGTGGCGGGGGTGAACGCCGTGCGGCGCGTGCTGCCCGGCGTCCTGAGGGCGCTCGGTTCGCAGGCCGAGCTCGTCGAGCGGGGGCGGCGGGCCACGTCCGACCTGTTCGCGGGCATCATCAAGCGGTACTCGTTCTCGTCGAAGGACGTGGATCCGGCGGTAGCGCGGTTCGCGGAGCGCATGATCGAGTCCACGCCGATCGACGTGGTCGCGGAGTTCTACCCGGCGTTCACCGAGCACGACAAGGCGGACGCCCTCAAGCACTTCACCGAGCTGCCCGTGCTCGTGCTCGCGGGCGACAAGGACCTGGTCACGCCGAGCGAGCACAGCGAGGTGATCGCCGATCTGCTGCCGGAGGCGGAGCTCGTCCTGGTGCCGGACGCCGGTCACCTGGTCATGCTGGAGCACCCCGAGGCGGTGACCGACCGCCTGGCGGATCTGCTGGCACGGACGGGCGCGGTCGGCAGCGGTTAA
- the tsaE gene encoding tRNA (adenosine(37)-N6)-threonylcarbamoyltransferase complex ATPase subunit type 1 TsaE, with protein sequence MEAPHSPAVPATTLKIAVNSPEQMGELGRRLAKILRPGDLVMLTGELGAGKTTLTRGLGEGLGVRGAVTSPTFVIARVHPPLGEGPALVHVDAYRLGGGLDEMEDLDLDVSLPDSVVVVEWGDGKVEDLSDDRLHLVIHRAVGDTADEGREVTLRGIGVRWQDADLSVLAG encoded by the coding sequence ATGGAAGCACCGCACAGCCCGGCCGTCCCCGCCACCACCCTGAAGATCGCCGTCAACTCCCCGGAACAGATGGGTGAGTTGGGCCGCCGCCTGGCCAAGATCCTGCGTCCGGGCGATCTCGTCATGCTCACCGGTGAGCTGGGCGCGGGCAAGACGACGCTGACGCGCGGCCTCGGCGAGGGCCTGGGCGTGCGCGGGGCCGTCACCTCGCCGACGTTCGTCATCGCCCGCGTCCACCCGCCGCTCGGCGAGGGACCGGCCCTGGTGCACGTGGACGCGTACCGGCTCGGCGGTGGGCTCGACGAGATGGAGGACCTGGACCTCGACGTGTCCCTGCCGGACTCCGTGGTCGTCGTGGAGTGGGGCGACGGCAAGGTCGAGGACCTGTCGGACGACCGGCTGCACCTGGTCATCCACCGGGCCGTGGGAGACACCGCCGACGAGGGGCGCGAGGTGACCCTGCGGGGGATCGGGGTCCGCTGGCAGGACGCCGATCTGAGCGTTCTGGCCGGCTGA
- the tsaB gene encoding tRNA (adenosine(37)-N6)-threonylcarbamoyltransferase complex dimerization subunit type 1 TsaB gives MLLLALDTATPAVTVALHDGTSVVAESSQVDARRHGELLLPAVDRVLADAGVRLDAVTAVVAGVGPGPYTGLRVGLMTADTFGLALGVPVYGVCTLDGLAYASGIEDGPFVVATDARRKEVYWARYDDARTRVTGPAVDRPADIAEQVAGLPAVGAGATLYPEAFPDARGPEHVAAAALAAVAAEKLAAGEELLEPRPLYLRRPDAQVPKNYKVVTPK, from the coding sequence GTGCTCTTGCTCGCTCTGGATACCGCAACCCCCGCCGTCACCGTCGCGCTGCACGACGGCACGTCCGTCGTGGCCGAGTCGAGTCAGGTCGACGCGCGCCGCCACGGCGAGCTGCTGCTGCCCGCCGTCGACCGCGTCCTCGCCGACGCGGGCGTGAGACTCGACGCGGTCACCGCCGTCGTCGCCGGGGTGGGCCCCGGGCCGTACACCGGGCTGCGAGTGGGCCTGATGACGGCCGACACCTTCGGCCTCGCGCTCGGCGTGCCCGTGTACGGGGTGTGCACGCTCGACGGTCTGGCGTACGCCTCCGGGATCGAGGACGGCCCGTTCGTCGTGGCCACGGACGCGCGCCGCAAGGAGGTCTACTGGGCCCGGTACGACGACGCGCGCACCCGCGTCACGGGGCCCGCCGTGGACCGGCCCGCCGACATCGCCGAGCAGGTCGCGGGGCTCCCGGCCGTCGGCGCGGGCGCCACGCTCTACCCGGAGGCCTTCCCCGACGCCCGCGGGCCCGAGCACGTGGCGGCCGCCGCCCTCGCCGCGGTCGCCGCCGAGAAGCTGGCCGCGGGCGAGGAGCTCCTGGAGCCGCGCCCGCTGTATCTGCGCCGCCCGGACGCGCAGGTGCCCAAGAACTACAAGGTGGTCACCCCCAAGTGA
- the rimI gene encoding ribosomal protein S18-alanine N-acetyltransferase: protein MRWWDIDPVLALEKALFPEDAWSRGMFWSELAHARGPGSTRRYLVAYDGERLVGYGGLAVAGTDSEGGDAVAADVQTIAVARDQWGTGLGARLLTELLRHATAFEATEVMLEVRVDNTRAQKLYERFGFEPIGFRRGYYQPGNVDALVMRLSDPSALSRAPHPSPNGRADGPVNGVQGTEIHG from the coding sequence ATGCGCTGGTGGGACATCGATCCCGTCCTCGCGCTCGAGAAGGCACTCTTCCCGGAGGACGCCTGGTCGCGCGGCATGTTCTGGTCGGAGCTCGCGCACGCGCGCGGTCCCGGCTCGACGCGCCGCTATCTGGTGGCGTACGACGGCGAGCGCCTCGTCGGGTACGGCGGGCTCGCGGTCGCGGGCACCGACTCCGAAGGCGGCGACGCGGTGGCCGCCGACGTGCAGACCATCGCCGTGGCCCGGGACCAGTGGGGCACCGGGCTCGGCGCGCGGCTGCTCACCGAACTCCTCCGGCACGCGACCGCCTTCGAGGCCACCGAGGTGATGCTCGAAGTGCGCGTGGACAACACCCGGGCGCAGAAGCTGTACGAGCGCTTCGGCTTCGAGCCGATCGGCTTCCGGCGCGGCTACTACCAGCCGGGGAACGTGGACGCGCTGGTGATGCGTCTCTCGGACCCCTCGGCCCTGTCGCGCGCCCCGCACCCCTCCCCGAACGGCCGGGCCGACGGCCCCGTGAACGGCGTACAAGGAACCGAGATCCATGGCTGA
- the tsaD gene encoding tRNA (adenosine(37)-N6)-threonylcarbamoyltransferase complex transferase subunit TsaD, whose translation MADLRDEPLVLGIETSCDETGVGIVRGTTLLADAVASSVDEHARFGGVVPEVASRAHLEAMVPTIQRALKDAGVAASDLDGIAVTAGPGLAGALLVGVSAAKAYAYALGKPLYGVNHLASHICVDQLEHGALPEPTMALLVSGGHSSLLLSTDITSDVRPLGATIDDAAGEAFDKIARVLNLGFPGGPVIDRYAREGDPTAIAFPRGLTGPRDPAYDFSFSGLKTAVARWIEAKRAAGEDVPVRDVAASFQEAVVDVLTRKAVKACKDEGVDHLMIGGGVAANTRLRALAQERCERAGIRLRVPRPKLCTDNGAMVAALGAEMVARNRPSSDLGLSADSSLPVTEPHVPGAHAHTHDHDHVHEVSKDNLYS comes from the coding sequence ATGGCTGACCTCCGCGACGAGCCCCTCGTCCTCGGCATCGAGACCTCCTGCGACGAGACCGGCGTCGGCATCGTGCGCGGCACCACGCTGCTCGCCGACGCCGTCGCCTCCAGCGTCGACGAGCACGCGCGCTTCGGCGGCGTCGTGCCCGAGGTCGCCTCGCGGGCGCACCTGGAGGCGATGGTCCCGACCATCCAGCGCGCCCTGAAGGACGCGGGCGTCGCCGCCTCCGACCTCGACGGGATCGCCGTCACCGCCGGGCCGGGGCTCGCGGGCGCCCTGCTCGTCGGCGTCTCGGCCGCGAAGGCGTACGCGTACGCGCTCGGCAAGCCGCTGTACGGCGTGAACCACCTGGCCTCGCACATCTGCGTGGACCAGCTGGAGCACGGCGCGCTTCCCGAGCCGACGATGGCGCTGCTCGTGTCCGGCGGGCACTCGTCGCTGCTGCTCTCCACCGACATCACCTCCGACGTCCGGCCGCTCGGCGCGACCATCGACGACGCCGCGGGGGAGGCCTTCGACAAGATCGCGCGGGTGCTGAACCTGGGCTTCCCCGGCGGCCCCGTCATCGACCGGTACGCGCGCGAGGGCGACCCGACCGCCATCGCCTTCCCGCGCGGGCTCACCGGGCCGCGCGATCCCGCGTACGACTTCTCCTTCTCCGGCCTGAAGACGGCCGTGGCCCGCTGGATCGAGGCCAAGCGGGCCGCGGGCGAGGACGTGCCGGTGCGGGACGTGGCCGCGTCCTTCCAGGAGGCGGTCGTCGACGTGCTCACCCGCAAGGCGGTCAAGGCCTGCAAGGACGAGGGCGTCGACCACCTGATGATCGGCGGCGGCGTCGCCGCGAACACGCGCCTGCGCGCGCTCGCCCAGGAGCGCTGCGAGCGCGCCGGCATCCGCCTTCGGGTGCCGCGGCCCAAGCTGTGCACGGACAACGGCGCGATGGTCGCCGCGCTCGGCGCGGAGATGGTGGCCCGCAACCGGCCCTCCTCGGACCTGGGGCTCTCGGCGGACTCCTCCCTGCCGGTGACGGAGCCGCACGTGCCGGGCGCGCACGCCCACACCCACGACCACGACCACGTGCACGAGGTCAGCAAGGACAACCTCTACTCATGA
- a CDS encoding TetR/AcrR family transcriptional regulator, translating into MAAEANAEEPPEPGAGERKRRVGRPRRIQPEAIVDVARRILQEEGVAALSMRRVAKEIGATPMALYHHVRDKDELLMLALSGTAATLPRPELPADPRERLLAVSLHMHGVLLRLPWVVEVLSLGDLSDKGAMWMVDEIIGSGIACGLTPEEAVHAYRTVWHCVYGDLVFRRAMARRAEEPERKRYFPDMLTEADAAELPHVTPLAPRWEELAGTYDIGRQLAAVIDGLLGRA; encoded by the coding sequence GTGGCAGCCGAAGCGAATGCGGAAGAACCCCCGGAGCCCGGCGCGGGCGAGCGGAAGCGGCGGGTCGGGCGGCCGCGCCGCATCCAGCCGGAGGCGATCGTCGACGTGGCGCGGCGCATCCTCCAGGAGGAGGGCGTCGCGGCCCTGAGCATGCGGCGGGTCGCCAAGGAGATCGGGGCCACGCCCATGGCGCTCTACCACCACGTGCGCGACAAGGACGAGCTGCTGATGCTCGCCCTGTCCGGCACGGCGGCGACGCTGCCGCGCCCGGAGCTGCCCGCGGACCCGCGCGAGCGGCTGCTCGCCGTCTCCCTGCACATGCACGGCGTCCTGCTGCGGCTGCCGTGGGTCGTGGAGGTCCTGAGCCTCGGCGACCTCAGCGACAAGGGCGCGATGTGGATGGTCGACGAGATCATCGGCTCGGGCATCGCGTGCGGCCTCACCCCCGAGGAGGCCGTGCACGCCTACCGCACCGTCTGGCACTGCGTGTACGGCGACCTCGTGTTCCGGCGCGCGATGGCGCGCCGCGCCGAGGAGCCCGAGCGCAAGCGGTACTTCCCCGACATGCTCACCGAGGCGGACGCCGCCGAGCTGCCCCATGTGACCCCGCTGGCCCCGCGCTGGGAGGAGCTCGCCGGGACGTACGACATCGGCCGCCAACTGGCAGCCGTGATCGACGGACTGCTGGGCAGGGCCTAG
- a CDS encoding MFS transporter — MTHSATTGAARGSLLLPVLLTVQFLVSLDVSVVNIALPDVGRDLGFAPESLTWVVNAYALAFGGLLMLGGRLADLMGRRRTLVAGFVVFGAASLAGGLAQSPAQLVAARAVQGAGAAALAPVALALITVHYTEGRARARALGLWGASGALGGAVGVMAGGLLTDWAGWRSVMLINVPVVLAALAVTGSGVPADRRAASSGPRPDVVGALLVTAGTSALVLGLVRTESHGWGSVSTLSTLAAAVVLLVVFCAVEIRGERRARQPLLRLGLLAHRPVLAANVFALLMSAGQFAAFYFTSLYLQEVMAYEPTRAGVAFLPFCVGVVVGTVVATRTVGRVGARVLLVTGGLLGAAGFAWFALAVGAGGTFVGSVLGPSLVASVGIGLCFVPLGTSATSGVAPGETGMASGLLNSSRQLGGSIGLAVLVAVAASATGPGRAGLADGYGAAFAVAAALLAAAAVAAGLLHGGAGRAEDAHARPRQRSSPSGV, encoded by the coding sequence ATGACGCACTCGGCCACGACGGGAGCCGCGCGCGGCTCGCTGCTGCTGCCCGTCCTCCTCACCGTGCAGTTCCTCGTCTCCCTCGACGTCTCCGTCGTCAACATCGCCCTGCCCGACGTGGGCAGGGACCTCGGCTTCGCGCCCGAGTCACTGACCTGGGTCGTCAACGCCTACGCGCTCGCGTTCGGCGGGCTCCTCATGCTCGGCGGGCGGCTCGCCGACCTCATGGGGCGGCGGCGCACACTCGTCGCCGGTTTCGTGGTCTTCGGCGCCGCGAGCCTCGCGGGCGGCCTCGCCCAGAGCCCGGCGCAGCTCGTCGCGGCACGCGCCGTGCAGGGCGCGGGCGCCGCCGCCCTCGCGCCGGTCGCGCTCGCGCTGATCACCGTCCACTACACGGAGGGCCGGGCCCGGGCCCGGGCGCTCGGCCTGTGGGGCGCCTCGGGCGCGCTCGGCGGCGCCGTCGGCGTGATGGCGGGCGGGCTGCTCACCGACTGGGCGGGCTGGCGCTCGGTGATGCTGATCAACGTCCCGGTCGTCCTCGCCGCGCTCGCCGTCACCGGATCCGGCGTCCCCGCCGACCGCCGCGCGGCCTCCTCCGGGCCGCGCCCGGACGTCGTCGGCGCCCTCCTGGTCACCGCGGGCACGTCCGCCCTGGTCCTCGGGCTCGTCCGCACCGAGAGCCACGGTTGGGGCTCGGTCTCCACGCTCTCCACGCTCGCCGCGGCCGTCGTACTGCTCGTTGTCTTCTGCGCCGTGGAGATACGCGGCGAGCGGCGCGCCCGGCAGCCGCTGCTGCGCCTCGGCCTGCTCGCGCACCGGCCGGTGCTCGCCGCGAACGTCTTCGCGCTGCTGATGTCCGCAGGCCAGTTCGCGGCGTTCTACTTCACCTCGCTCTACCTCCAGGAGGTCATGGCGTACGAGCCCACGCGCGCGGGGGTGGCCTTCCTGCCGTTCTGCGTGGGCGTCGTCGTGGGCACGGTCGTCGCGACCCGCACGGTCGGGCGGGTGGGCGCGCGGGTGCTGCTCGTGACGGGCGGCCTTCTCGGTGCCGCCGGGTTCGCGTGGTTCGCGCTCGCCGTCGGGGCGGGCGGCACCTTCGTGGGCTCCGTCCTCGGGCCGTCCCTGGTGGCCAGCGTCGGCATCGGCCTGTGCTTCGTCCCCCTCGGTACGTCCGCGACGTCCGGCGTGGCGCCGGGGGAGACCGGCATGGCGTCGGGGCTGCTCAACAGCTCGCGGCAGCTCGGGGGCTCGATCGGGCTCGCGGTGCTCGTGGCCGTGGCGGCGAGCGCCACCGGGCCGGGCCGCGCGGGCCTCGCGGACGGCTACGGGGCCGCGTTCGCGGTGGCCGCGGCGTTGCTCGCGGCGGCCGCGGTGGCAGCAGGGCTGCTGCACGGGGGCGCCGGGCGGGCCGAGGACGCTCACGCGCGGCCGCGGCAGCGATCCAGCCCGTCCGGCGTTTGA